Proteins encoded together in one Camelina sativa cultivar DH55 chromosome 9, Cs, whole genome shotgun sequence window:
- the LOC104714612 gene encoding NADH dehydrogenase (ubiquinone) complex I, assembly factor 6-like, producing MSGGGSSSLRSALSYCVQQVRNYDYHHYLCLLELPTEMRKAAFALRAFNVETARAMDVASDPKIGLMRLLWWQDAIDKLYTKKPINHPAAQALSWAISEHNISRPWLKRSVEARIRDAEREVDDIPESIEELEKYAEETVSTLLYNTLQAGGISSTTADHAASHIGKASGLVLLLKSLPYHCTRNRHQSYIPAKLAEKHGLLVKQGGRLEILLDNDSREGLCNVVFDIASVANAHLLKARELAGKVPNEAKPVLLHSVPVQVLLDSLSKVQFDVFDPRIQRGVLGVPPLLFQFKLKWYSWRGMF from the coding sequence ATGAGTGGAGGAGGTTCGAGTAGTTTGCGTTCAGCATTGTCCTATTGTGTGCAGCAAGTTCGAAACTATGACTATCATCACTACCTCTGTCTCCTTGAACTCCCAACTGAGATGCGTAAAGCTGCATTTGCTCTCCGAGCATTCAATGTAGAAACTGCAAGAGCCATGGATGTTGCATCTGATCCCAAGATTGGCTTGATGCGTTTACTTTGGTGGCAAGATGCAATTGACAAACTCTACACCAAAAAACCCATTAACCATCCAGCTGCACAAGCTCTTTCTTGGGCAATATCAGAGCATAACATCAGTAGACCTTGGCTAAAACGCTCAGTTGAAGCTAGAATCCGAGATGCGGAAAGAGAAGTAGACGATATACCAGAGAGCATCGAGGAGCTAGAGAAATACGCAGAAGAGACAGTATCAACACTTTTGTACAACACCCTCCAAGCTGGTGGAATTAGTTCAACAACAGCGGATCACGCAGCTTCACACATTGGCAAAGCTAGTGGTCTTGTCTTGCTACTGAAATCATTACCTTACCACTGTACCAGAAACCGTCACCAAAGTTACATCCCTGCGAAACTCGCTGAGAAGCACGGGTTGCTCGTGAAACAAGGTGGACGATTAGAAATCCTTCTGGATAACGATTCAAGAGAAGGACTATGCAATGTCGTGTTTGATATTGCATCTGTTGCCAATGCCCATCTCCTGAAAGCTCGTGAACTGGCGGGAAAGGTTCCTAATGAAGCTAAACCCGTTCTGCTTCATTCTGTGCCGGTACAAGTTCTTCTGGATTCGTTAAGTAAAGTACAATTCGATGTGTTTGATCCGAGGATTCAAAGAGGTGTCCTTGGTGTTCCTCCACTATTGTTTCAATTTAAACTCAAGTGGTATTCATGGAGAGGAATGTTCTGa
- the LOC104714611 gene encoding pentatricopeptide repeat-containing protein At1g62720-like, whose amino-acid sequence MQRSITISIASKAKKFLNLCLLEKCNPVVTSCFWGRTFTTKRSSSKIRDRNVNLDDAIDVFCNMIESRPLPSIVEFSKLLSRIAKSKNYELVISLFRHMEVCGIGHDLYTYNIVINSLCRCSRFVVALSVVGKMMKCGYEPDVVTVSSLINGFCQGNRVFDAVSLVSNMEEMGCKPDVVIYNTIIDGFCKVRLVNDALELFERMEKDGVRADAVTYNSLVTGLCSSGRWSDASRLLSDMVMRDVVPNVITFTALIDAFVKDGNFLEAEKLYEEMRRRSINPDVFTYNSMINGLCMHGQVDDAKEMLDLMVTKGCFPDVVTYNTLINGFCKSERVDEGTKLFREMSQRGLVGDTVTYNTIIQGCFQAGKSEVAQEIFRRMDPRPSIRTYSILLYGLCSNWKVEKALMLFENMQKSEMDLDITTYNIVIHGMCKIGNVEDAWDLFCSLALKGVEPDVVSYTTMISGFCRIRQWDKADMLYRKMQEDGLIPL is encoded by the coding sequence atgcaGAGATCGATCACGATCTCAATTGCATCGAAAGCTAAGAAATTTCTCAATCTGTGTCTTCTGGAGAAATGTAACCCTGTAGTAACTAGCTGTTTCTGGGGAAGAACTTTTACTACTAAGAGGTCGTCGAGTAAAATTAGGGATCGTAATGTGAATTTAGACGATGCTATTGATGTGTTCTGTAACATGATTGAGTCTCGTCCTCTTCCTTCAATTGTTGAATTCAGTAAACTGTTGAGTCGAATCGCCAAATCGAAGAACTACGAACTTGTGATCTCTCTGTTTCGGCATATGGAGGTTTGTGGAATCGGGCATGATCTTTATACTTACAACATTGTGATTAATTCTTTGTGTCGATGCTCTCGGTTTGTTGTTGCTTTATCTGTTGttgggaagatgatgaagtgTGGTTACGAGCCCGATGTTGTCACGGTTAGTTCTTTGATTAATGGGTTTTGTCAAGGGAATAGAGTTTTTGATGCTGTATCTTTGGTTAGTAATATGGAGGAGATGGGGTGTAAACCAGATGTTGTTATCTACAATACCATCATTGATGGGTTTTGTAAAGTTAGATTGGTGAATGATGCGTTGGAGCTGTTTGAGAGGATGGAAAAAGATGGGGTTAGAGCGGATGCTGTTACGTACAACTCTCTTGTGACTGGTCTTTGTAGTTCTGGTAGATGGAGTGATGCTTCTCGCCTGTTGAGTGATATGGTAATGAGGGATGTTGTTCCTAATGTAATCACTTTCACTGCGTTGATCGATGCGTTTGTGAAAGATGGGAACTTTTTGGAGGCGGAGAAGTTGTATGAGGAGATGAGAAGAAGGTCAATAAATCCTGATGTGTTCACTTACAATTCGATGATCAATGGGCTTTGTATGCACGGTCAGGTAGATGATGCCAAAGAAATGCTTGATTTGATGGTAACAAAGGGTTGTTTCCCCGATGTAGTGACTTATAATACTCTCATAAATGGGTTCTGCAAGTCTGAGAGGGTAGATGAAGGAACTAAACTCTTCCGCGAGATGTCTCAAAGAGGATTAGTTGGCGACACTGTCACTTACAACACTATTATCCAGGGATGTTTTCAAGCTGGTAAATCAGAAGTCGCTCAAGAAATCTTCAGAAGGATGGATCCTCGTCCAAGTATTAGGACCTACAGCATTTTGTTATACGGGCTTTGTAGTAACTGGAAGGTAGAGAAAGCATTGATGCTATTCGAGAATATGCAAAAGAGTGAAATGGATCTTGATATCACTACATATAATATTGTCATTCATGGAATGTGCAAGATTGGTAATGTTGAAGATGCTTGGGATTTGTTTTGTAGCCTTGCTCTCAAAGGAGTTGAACCTGATGTTGTGTCATACACTACGATGATCTCAGGCTTTTGTAGGATACGGCAATGGGATAAAGCAGATATGTTGTATAGGAAAATGCAAGAAGATGGACTTATTCCACTATAA
- the LOC104714610 gene encoding vacuolar-processing enzyme beta-isozyme, whose protein sequence is MAKSCYFKPALLLLLLLFLVRAESRGRFEPKILMPTEEAKPADQDEDGIGTRWAVLVAGSSGYGNYRHQADVCHAYQILRKGGLQEENIVVMMYDDIANNPLNPRPGTLINHPNGDDVYAGVPKDYTGSNVTAANFYAVLLGDQKAVKGGSGKVIASKPNDHIFVYYADHGGPGVLGMPNTPHIYAADFIGTLKKKHASGTYKEMVIYVEACESGSIFEGIMPKDLNIYVTTASNAQESSYGTYCPGMNPSPPSEYITCLGDLYSVAWMEDSENHNLKKETIKQQYQKVKMRTSNYNTYSAGSHVMEYGNDSLKSEKLYLYQGFDPATVNLPPNELLVKSQVGVVNQRDADLLFLWHMYRTSEDGSRKKDDTLKELTETTRHRKHLDSSVELIGTVLFGPAMNILNSIREPGLPLVDDWECLKSTVRVFETHCGSLTQYGMKHMRAFANVCNNGVSKELMEEASAAACGGYNEARYMLHPSILGYSA, encoded by the exons ATGGCTAAGTCTTGCTATTTCAAaccagctcttcttcttcttctattactTTTCCTGGTTCGGGCCGAGTCACGCGGTCGTTTCGAGCCAAAGATTCTTATGCCGACAGAGGAAGCTAAACCGGCTGACCAAGACGAAGATGGTATCGGTACAAGATGGGCGGTTCTTGTCGCAGGCTCTTCTGGATATGGGAATTACAGACACCAG GCTGACGTGTGTCACGCGTATCAAATACTGAGAAAGGGAGGTTTACAAGAAGAGAATATAGTAGTTATGATGTATGATGACATCGCAAACAACCCACTCAATCCTCGTCCCGGTACTCTCATCAATCATCCCAACGGCGACGATGTTTACGCCGGAGTCCCTAAG gactATACCGGTAGTAACGTTACGGCTGCGAATTTCTATGCTGTACTTCTAGGCGACCAAAAGGCTGTTAAAGGTGGAAGCGGTAAGGTCATCGCTAGCAAGCCCAACGATCACATTTTCGTATATTATGCGGATCATGGTGGACCCGGAGTTCTTG GGATGCCAAACACGCCTCACATATATGCAGCTGATTTTATTGGAACGCTTAAGAAGAAGCATGCTTCTGGAACATATAAAGAGATG GTTATATACGTAGAAGCGTGCGAAAGCGGGAGCATATTCGAAGGGATAATGCCAAAGGACTTGAACATTTACGTAACAACGGCTTCAAATGCACAAGAGAGTAGTTACGGAACATATTGTCCTGGCATGAATCCGTCACCCCCATCTGAATATATCACTTGCTTAGGGGATTTATATAGTGTCGCGTGGATGGAAGACAG TGAGAATCACAATTTAAAGAAAGAGACCATAAAGCAACAATACCAAAAG GTGAAGATGCGGACGTCAAACTACAATACCTATTCAGCTGGCTCTCATGTGATGGAATACGGTAACGATAGTCTTAAGTCGGAGAAGCTTTATCTATACCAAGGGTTTGATCCAGCCACTGTTAATCTCCCTCCAAACGAATTACTGGTCAAGTCACAAGTGGGAGTCGTTAACCAACGCGACGCGGACCTTCTATTCCTTTGGCACATG TATCGGACATCGGAAGATGGTTCAAGGAAGAAGGATGACACATTGAAGGAACTAACTGAAACAACGAGGCATAGGAAGCATTTAGACTCAAGCGTCGAACTGATAGGCACGGTTTTGTTTGGTCCCGCAATGAATATTCTTAACTCAATTAGAGAACCCGGTTTGCCTTTGGTCGACGATTGGGAATGTCTTAAATCAACG GTACGCGTATTTGAGACGCATTGTGGATCACTCACGCAATACGGGATGAAACATATGCGAGCGTTTGCAAACGTTTGTAACAACGGTGTCTCAAAAGAGCTGATGGAGGAGGCTTCCGCTGCAGCATGTGGTGGTTATAATGAAGCTCGCTACATGTTGCATCCATCAATCCTAGGCTATAGCGCCTGA
- the LOC104714613 gene encoding small glutamine-rich tetratricopeptide repeat-containing protein 2-like: MADEAKAKGNAAFAAGDFDSAVNHFTEAINLAPTNHILFSNRSAAHASLHHYDEALLDAKKTVELKPDWGKGYSRIGAAHLGLNQFDEAVEAYSKGLEIDPSNQGLKSGLADASRSRKKRKLETEFGEEKEKKKKKAQSQEDLGGQVKETPMV, encoded by the exons atggCGGACGAAGCAAAAGCTAAAGGAAACGCAGCTTTCGCCGCCGGTGACTTCGATTCCGCCGTGAATCACTTCACCGAAGCTATCAACTTAGCACCAACCAATCACATTCTCTTCTCGAACCGTTCCGCTGCTCACGCGTCGCTTCATCACTACGACGAAGCTCTCTTAGACGCGAAGAAGACTGTTGAACTCAAACCAGATTGGGGAAAAGGTTACAGCCGTATCGGTGCTGCTCACTTAGGGCTTAACCAGTTCGATGAAGCCGTGGAGGCGTACTCGAAGGGGCTTGAGATCGATCCGAGTAACCAAGGTTTGAAATCGGGTTTAGCTGATGCGTCTAGGTCACGGAAGAAACGGAAACTTGAGACGGAGtttggagaagagaaggagaagaagaagaagaaagctcagAGTCAAGAAGATTTAGGAGGGCAAGTTAAG GAAACGCCAATGGTGTGA